The following proteins are co-located in the Wenzhouxiangella marina genome:
- a CDS encoding CRTAC1 family protein, translated as MRQPVRSMSVSCRAHGVAVSGGGLLLVLSLLLAACSPPPEPTVDTSPVDAAAQGSDEPRWRFEDIAQESGLDFVHWNGMSGELYFPEPVGAGGGLVDFDGDGDLDVILVQGGPLQSPESSDPTVFPPPERPGFRVFRNDLTAAADGRLEPNFVDVTESSGLRSLGYGMGVASGDYDNDGRIDLYLTNFGHNELWRNVSRDGVIAFEDVTASAGVDDARWSTSASFVDLDGDGWLDLYVANYVEFSLALHRECRSGSGREDYCGPNSYDGVADSLFRNLGNGRFEDISAETGIADAPSSGLGVVTADLDRDGLIDIYVANDLKRNFLWRNLGVIDGRLRFEEIALLSGTAVSMEGRAQASMGIVAGDVDGDADDDLFMTHLSSDYNTLYLNDGSGHFIDASMNTGMAVPSLPHTGFGTVLIDIDNDGALDVAIANGEVRVIESQVVAGDPLPLKQTNQLLMNDGHGSFEDVSTRAGIEFSRLEVSRALAIGDIDNDGRSDLLLTNNSGPARLLLNRSDSQHHWIGLRFINAQGRDALGLRVGVRRADGQWAWRRVATDGSYLAANDPRLLFGLGESDGPVEVQAILLDGSIRNWTDLTPDRYHTLYLEMTQPPSPALGSQPR; from the coding sequence TTGCGCCAGCCGGTCCGGTCCATGAGCGTGTCTTGCCGCGCCCATGGCGTGGCTGTATCAGGGGGCGGGCTGTTGCTGGTTCTTTCCTTGCTCCTTGCTGCGTGCTCGCCGCCGCCCGAACCGACCGTCGATACGAGCCCCGTAGACGCCGCCGCGCAGGGCTCGGATGAGCCCCGCTGGCGCTTCGAGGATATCGCTCAGGAAAGCGGCCTTGACTTCGTTCACTGGAACGGCATGTCCGGCGAGCTGTACTTTCCGGAACCCGTTGGTGCCGGAGGCGGTCTGGTCGACTTCGATGGCGACGGCGACCTCGACGTGATTCTGGTTCAAGGCGGTCCGCTGCAAAGCCCGGAGAGCAGTGATCCAACCGTCTTTCCACCGCCGGAAAGGCCGGGATTCCGCGTCTTCAGAAATGATCTTACGGCTGCTGCCGATGGCAGGCTCGAGCCGAACTTCGTCGATGTCACCGAATCCAGCGGCTTGCGCTCGCTTGGCTACGGCATGGGCGTGGCCAGCGGTGATTACGACAACGATGGCCGCATCGATCTGTACCTGACGAACTTCGGCCATAACGAGCTTTGGCGAAACGTATCGCGCGACGGTGTCATCGCCTTCGAGGATGTGACCGCGAGCGCCGGTGTCGATGATGCGCGTTGGTCCACCAGTGCGAGCTTCGTTGACCTGGATGGTGACGGTTGGCTGGATCTCTACGTCGCCAACTACGTGGAATTCAGCCTGGCGCTGCATCGTGAGTGCCGTTCGGGTTCGGGCCGGGAGGACTACTGTGGTCCGAACTCCTATGACGGTGTGGCTGACAGTCTTTTTCGAAATCTTGGCAACGGTCGTTTCGAAGACATCAGCGCCGAGACGGGAATTGCCGATGCGCCATCAAGCGGTCTGGGTGTCGTGACCGCCGATCTCGATCGCGATGGCCTCATCGACATCTACGTGGCCAATGATCTGAAGCGCAATTTCCTGTGGCGCAACCTGGGGGTCATCGATGGACGCCTGCGTTTCGAGGAAATCGCATTGCTGAGTGGAACCGCCGTGTCCATGGAGGGCAGGGCTCAGGCGTCAATGGGTATCGTGGCTGGCGATGTGGACGGTGACGCCGACGATGATCTGTTCATGACTCACCTGAGCAGCGACTACAACACGCTCTATCTCAACGATGGAAGCGGCCATTTCATCGATGCCTCGATGAACACGGGAATGGCAGTTCCCAGCCTTCCACATACGGGGTTCGGCACCGTTCTGATCGACATCGATAACGATGGTGCTCTGGATGTTGCGATCGCGAACGGTGAAGTCCGCGTCATCGAATCACAGGTCGTCGCCGGCGACCCACTGCCACTCAAACAGACCAACCAGCTGTTGATGAATGACGGCCATGGCAGTTTCGAGGATGTCAGTACGCGGGCTGGAATCGAGTTTTCCCGCCTGGAAGTCAGTCGCGCCCTGGCCATCGGAGATATCGACAACGACGGACGCAGCGATCTGCTGCTGACCAACAACAGTGGCCCGGCCCGCCTGCTGCTCAATCGCAGTGACAGTCAGCATCATTGGATCGGTTTGCGTTTCATCAATGCCCAAGGGCGCGACGCGCTCGGTCTGCGTGTGGGTGTTCGTCGCGCGGATGGGCAATGGGCCTGGCGCCGGGTTGCTACCGATGGCAGCTATCTCGCTGCCAATGACCCGAGGTTGCTGTTCGGTCTGGGCGAGTCCGACGGTCCCGTGGAGGTGCAGGCGATCCTTCTCGATGGCAGCATTCGAAACTGGACCGACCTGACGCCGGATCGATACCACACCCTGTATCTCGAGATGACGCAGCCGCCTTCGCCAGCGCTCGGCTCGCAGCCACGATGA
- a CDS encoding sulfotransferase: MLQAGRPGLAWLAGLETRQLTEEIAANPPRAPIFIAGVARSGSTILLQALASLPGLASPRYRDYPPVWLPYWWDRLRQQLPLPSTRPKPRAHADGIDVTPDSPEALDEIFWMHFFPRRHDPGLDQRLGPGQERADFTAFYRAHISKLLHTRGAERYLCKGNYNLLRLPLLLRMFPDARLVVPIRSPYTQVPSLLRQHRRFSMLSQHWPSVARQLARSGHFEFGPQRRAECAGDLAEAQRIEAEFSAGDDLAAYARQWASSYGALADCLSRHDDLAEAVLLVHHEQLCSEPETTLNRLSAHCRLDHRQHQQLLETWPARLRSPSEGPPLSSAERDIITAHCAGIADHFACSSTP, translated from the coding sequence ATGTTACAGGCCGGGCGCCCCGGCCTGGCGTGGCTGGCGGGGCTTGAAACGCGACAGCTGACCGAGGAAATCGCTGCGAACCCGCCCCGCGCGCCAATCTTCATTGCCGGTGTGGCCCGCTCGGGCAGCACGATCCTGCTTCAGGCCCTGGCCTCGCTGCCGGGCCTGGCGAGCCCTCGATACCGCGACTACCCGCCGGTCTGGCTTCCCTACTGGTGGGACCGGTTACGTCAGCAGCTCCCTTTGCCGTCGACCAGGCCGAAGCCCCGAGCGCACGCCGATGGCATCGATGTGACGCCGGACAGCCCGGAGGCGCTGGACGAGATCTTCTGGATGCACTTCTTTCCTCGGCGGCATGATCCTGGTCTGGACCAGCGCCTCGGGCCGGGCCAGGAACGGGCCGATTTCACCGCCTTCTACCGGGCCCATATCAGCAAGCTCCTGCACACACGCGGAGCCGAGCGCTACCTGTGCAAAGGCAACTACAACCTGCTCCGCCTGCCACTCTTGTTGCGCATGTTTCCGGACGCGCGTCTGGTCGTCCCCATCCGTTCTCCCTACACGCAGGTGCCGTCCTTGCTCCGGCAACATCGGCGCTTCAGCATGCTGAGCCAGCACTGGCCCAGCGTGGCCAGGCAACTCGCTCGTAGCGGCCATTTCGAGTTCGGGCCGCAGCGGCGCGCAGAATGTGCCGGCGACCTGGCCGAGGCTCAGCGGATTGAAGCCGAGTTTTCCGCCGGTGATGATCTGGCGGCCTATGCCCGCCAGTGGGCTTCGAGCTATGGCGCGTTGGCCGATTGCCTGTCTCGCCACGACGACCTGGCTGAGGCGGTCTTGCTGGTGCATCACGAGCAGCTCTGTTCAGAGCCCGAGACAACGCTGAACCGCTTGTCGGCACACTGCCGCCTCGATCATCGACAGCACCAGCAGCTGCTGGAAACCTGGCCGGCCCGCCTGCGCTCGCCGTCCGAAGGTCCACCGCTCTCATCGGCGGA